DNA from Candidatus Binataceae bacterium:
GCCATCTTCTTTATGGTTCCTCCGTTTTACTTAGCGGTAAGCGCGCTTGTGGTCGCCTCCGCGAATTTTTCTACCGTTCACACGAGGCCGTCCCGCGCGGACGACCTCGCTTCTCAAACCTTCTTCGGATTCTTCCTGACTCTATTTTCTTCCTCACTCTACCTTGGCCCCAGGCGCCGCCGACGGCCGCTTGAGCAACACCTCTTCGGCATAGAGCGCCGCGAGTTCGGCATCCGAGATTCCGATCATCTCGCGGAGCACCGCCTCATTATCCTCGCCCAGGCGCGAGGCCTTCAGCTTCGTGCGCTCCGGCCAGTTCGAAAACTTGACCGGAAAGCCCGGGATGTCGAAATTACCGAGCACCGGATCGTTGACCCGCCGCACGGTCTCGCGCTCGCGCAAGTGCGGATGCGCCATCGCCTCTTCCAGCGAGAGCACCGGGCCGCATGGCACGCGGAACTTGTCCAACTCCGCCACCACGCTGTCGCGATCGGGAAACGTCGCGAACCAGCCTTCGATCATCTCCTTCAGCGCCGCGTTGTTGCGAACGCGCCGTCCATTGTTCTTGAAGCGCTCGTCGGTCGCCAGTTCCGGCCGGCCCATCGCGCGCGCCAACCGCGAAAACTCATGATCCTGCACCAGCAACATGATGAATCCGCCGGGGCATGCGAAGACTCCCGACGGACTGCCGTACGGATGCTGCGAGCCGTTGCGATGGGGCGAGAACTTCTCCTTCCGAATCGAGACCACCGGCACCGAGAGCTCGTGCATATGGAAGTAGGTGTCGGTGAGCGAGGCGTCGAGGTACTGGCCCTTGCCGGTGCGCTCGGCGTTCAGCAGCGCGTAGCCCACCGCCATTGCCGCGGCGACTCCGGTCGAGACGTCACCGATTGCCATCGTCGGCACGATCGGCGGCCGGTCAGCCTCGCCGAGCAGTCCGGTCACGCCCGCGAAGGCTGCGCCGATAAAATCGTAGCCGGGCCGATCACGCAGCGGACCGCTCTGTCCCGCCGCCGAGATCGAGCACATCACGAGCTTCGGATTGAGCTTGCTCAACGCCTCGTAGCCGAAGCCCATGTCCGCAATCACGCCCGGCGCGAAATTCTCCACCACCACGTCGATCTTCGGGATCAGCTTGAGCAGCAATTCCTTCGCTCGCGGCTTGCGCAGGTCGAGCGCGAGGCTGCGCTTGCTGTGGGAGTGCTGGAAGTAATAGGTGCTCATCCCATCCGCCGACTTCAGCCCCATGCCGCGGACGTGGTCGCCCTCGTGCGACCGCTCGACTTTGATCACGTCGGCGCCGAGTTCCGCCATGATCCGCGTGCAGGTCGGTCCGGCGACAAAATGAGTGAAATCGAGGACGTGATAGCCCTTGAGCATCTGTGCCTGTTGTTCCATCGATGCCTTCCCAATCGGCGGATTTCGCCGAGGTGGAATCCGTACCGTCTGCGCAAGCCTGATCCATCCGGTGACGAATGGTCAGCAACTACGCCGCATCATACTAAGGTCAGCGCGAAACTGTCCACCGAACCGCCGCTCCCGCACAACCCACTCTCATTCGGTCACTATTGCGCGTGACCTTTGCAAAGCGTTCGCCTTTGATGCGAGTCTGACCGCCAAGAACCGCCCGACGAATTGTCGAGCTGAGCGAAACGGGGTATGCGCTATGCGCTGTCCTAAATGCGGCAATGATAATCGCGACGGTGCGAAATTTTGCAGCGAATGCGCGACGCCGTTCTCGGCGAAGTGCCGCCAGTGTGGCGCGGATAACTCGCCGGGCGCGAAGTTCTGCGATGAGTGCGGGACATCGCTCAATGCGCCAGATCGCGCTTCTGCCGCCGAAGCACCAAGGGTTCCAGCGCCCGAGGTAGCCGGTGAGCGGCGTCACCTGACGATTCTGTTCTGCGATCTGGTGGGTTCGGTCACGCTAACGGCACGGCTCGATCCCGAGGAGTGGCGCGCGACGGTGGCGGGCTATCAGCGCGCGGCCGCCGAGGCGATCACGCGCTTCGGGGGCGAGGTCGTGCGCTATGTCGGCGACGGGATCATGGCCTTCTTCGGCTACCCGGTCGCCCACGACAATGACGCCGAGCGCGCGGCGCGCGCCGCGCTCGCGATCCTCGACGCGATCGCGCAGCTCAACGAACAGCCTGCGCATACGAAGTTGGCGGTGCGAATCGGGATCGATTCGGGGCGCGTGGTGGTCGGGACGGGTACCGGCAACGCCGTCGATGCGTTCGGCGACGCGGCCAATATCGCAGCGCGCGTGCAGGCCGCGGCCGAGCCCGGTTCGGTGATGATCTCGGAGGCCACGCAGCGGCTGGTCGCGGGACTCTTCATCGTCGAGGATCGCGGAGCACATACGCTCAAGGGGGTCGCGCAGCCGGTCCGGCTTTATCGCGTGATCCGGCCGAGCGGCGCGCGTGGCCGGTTTGAAGCGGCAACCGCGGCGGGTGGGCTGACGTCGTTCGTGGGGCGCGAAGACGAATTACACTCGCTGATGAGTCGCTGGGAGCGGGTCCTGGAGGGCGAAGGGCAGGTCGTCACGATTATCGGCGAGGCGGGCATCGG
Protein-coding regions in this window:
- a CDS encoding CoA transferase, yielding MEQQAQMLKGYHVLDFTHFVAGPTCTRIMAELGADVIKVERSHEGDHVRGMGLKSADGMSTYYFQHSHSKRSLALDLRKPRAKELLLKLIPKIDVVVENFAPGVIADMGFGYEALSKLNPKLVMCSISAAGQSGPLRDRPGYDFIGAAFAGVTGLLGEADRPPIVPTMAIGDVSTGVAAAMAVGYALLNAERTGKGQYLDASLTDTYFHMHELSVPVVSIRKEKFSPHRNGSQHPYGSPSGVFACPGGFIMLLVQDHEFSRLARAMGRPELATDERFKNNGRRVRNNAALKEMIEGWFATFPDRDSVVAELDKFRVPCGPVLSLEEAMAHPHLRERETVRRVNDPVLGNFDIPGFPVKFSNWPERTKLKASRLGEDNEAVLREMIGISDAELAALYAEEVLLKRPSAAPGAKVE